The following proteins come from a genomic window of Macadamia integrifolia cultivar HAES 741 chromosome 14, SCU_Mint_v3, whole genome shotgun sequence:
- the LOC122061395 gene encoding acidic endochitinase-like: protein MASQGTTPALLLFLTLMVLSQVGTSLAGGIAIYWGQNGNEGTLTSTCATGNYAYVNIAFLYIFGNGQTPQIDLAGHCSASSGGCTSISTDITNCQNSGIKVMLSIGGASGSYSLSSTADAQSVADYLWNNFLGGSSSSRPLGDAVLDGIDFDIESGSNQYYDDLARSLSAYSNQGKKVYLTAAPQCIYPDNYLNTALSTGLFDYVWVQFYNNPSCEYSSGDVSNLLNSWSTWTSSVTANQIFMGLPAASGAAGSGFVPADVLNSQVLPVIKSSSNYGGVMLWNKYYDDQSGYSSSIKSNV, encoded by the coding sequence ATGGCAAGCCAAGGTACCACACCAGCCCTGCTTCTCTTCCTAACCCTCATGGTACTCTCCCAAGTGGGAACCTCTCTCGCCGGCGGAATCGCCATTTACTGGGGCCAGAACGGAAACGAAGGAACCTTAACAAGCACTTGTGCCACAGGCAACTATGCTTACGTCAACATAGCCTTCCTCTACATCTTCGGTAACGGTCAGACCCCTCAAATCGACCTCGCCGGTCACTGCTCCGCCTCCTCCGGTGGTTGCACCTCCATCAGTACCGATATCACAAACTGCCAAAACAGTGGAATCAAGGTTATGCTCTCAATCGGAGGTGCCTCTGGTAGTTACTCCCTTTCCTCCACTGCAGATGCCCAGAGCGTGGCCGATTACCTCTGGAACAACTTCCTCGGGGGGAGTTCATCGTCGAGACCACTTGGTGATGCTGTTTTGGACGGCATAGATTTCGACATTGAGTCCGGGTCGAATCAGTACTATGATGATCTCGCGAGGTCTCTCTCTGCGTATAGTAACCAAGGGAAGAAGGTGTACTTGACGGCAGCTCCACAATGCATCTACCCTGATAATTATCTGAACACTGCACTTAGTACTGGGCTTTTCGATTATGTTTGGGTTCAGTTCTATAATAATCCTTCTTGCGAGTACAGCTCAGGGGATGTTAGCAATCTTCTGAATTCATGGTCGACATGGACGTCGTCGGTGACGGCGAACCAGATATTCATGGGGTTACCGGCGGCTTCAGGGGCGGCAGGAAGTGGGTTCGTTCCTGCTGATGTTTTGAATTCTCAGGTGCTGCCAGTGATCAAGAGTTCTTCTAATTATGGAGGTGTGATGCTTTGGAACAAGTACTATGATGATCAGAGTGGATACAGTTCTTCTATTAAGAGCAATGTCTGA
- the LOC122061711 gene encoding uncharacterized protein At2g29880-like, which yields MASTSRANNEAAKWTQSEQDYLLKLMVEQVKVGNKSSSTFNKGGWNNIKKGLEEKFNRSFTMVQLRNKMNKMRFDYSAFKRLLDTTGFGWNSVTRTCTVEDDSVWDVHIKANRDWSKFRRNGLPHWPELCIIFGDSYASGIGGFGNESDFRFEEESRGVDDEVDADVDVTPTTPLANTLQTSYYESQDPGTDRPRVNRRLDRTPTGYRKKSRTTGIERAIQTLAESVANKNTSTPSSTSMGLTPNTTDFSTSTFMANVDNTPIISSTDDDVEELMLATLLIVQYHYSSDLYNREPRRDSAFTGAT from the exons ATGGCATCCACTTCGAGAGCTAATAACGAGGCAGCAAAATGGACTCAAAGCGAACAAGATTATCTCTTGAAATTAATGGTTGAACAAGTGAAAGTTGGTAATAAGAGTTCTAGCACTTTTAATAAAGGTGGGTGGAACAATATCAAGAAGGGGCTTGAGGAAAAATTTAATCGGTCATTTACGATGGTTCAATTAAGgaataagatgaataaaatgcGATTCGATTACAGCGCTTTCAAGAGACTACTGGATACTACAGGTTTTGGTTGGAATTCCGTGACGAGGACCTGTACAGTTGAAGATGACAGTGTTTGGGATGTACACATCAAG GCAAATCGTGATTGGTCAAAGTTTAGGAGGAAtgggctaccacattggcctgaaCTATGTATAATTTTTGGGGATTCATATGCTAGTGGGATAGGCGGATTCGGGAATGAATCTGATTTCAGGTTTGAAGAGGAATCGAGAGGTGTTGATGATGAGGTGGATGCAGATGTAGATGTAACTCCAACTACTCCATTGGCTAATACCTTGCAGACAAGTTATTATGAAAGCCAAGATCCAGGAACTGATCGTCCTAGAGTCAACAGAAgacttgataggacacctacaGGATATAGGAAGAAGAGTAGGACAACTGGTATTGAACGCGCCATACAGACCCTAGCCGAGTCAGTAGCAAACAAGAATACTTCAACCCCTAGCTCAACTTCAATGGGTCTCACTCCAAATACCACAGATTTCAGCACTTCTACTT TTATGGCAAATGTCGATAATACTCCAATAATCTCCTCTACTGACGACGATGTAGAAGAATTGATGCTCGCAACATTGTTGATAGTACAATATCATTATTCTAGCGATTTATACAATAGAGAACCACGCAGGGATAGTGCATTCACAGGGGCAACATAG